In Pseudomonadota bacterium, the following proteins share a genomic window:
- the fbp gene encoding class 1 fructose-bisphosphatase, with translation MERENKNAVRQEALVTLQSHILAEEERAPVETTGTLSWIMSAISISAKIIASHLRRARLEDVIGDAGEENVQGEKQQKLDVIANETLIAILRGRSGVAAIGSEEDEELILVDSSGRRGMRRYAVLFDPLDGSTNIDIGGSTGTIFSILRVDDDTPALQPGTAQVAAGYVLYGSSTIMVSTTGNGVSMFVLDPNVGAFMRVEENLRIPDRGKSYSVNEANADSFPPQYARFLARCRQAGYSSRYVGAMVADVHRVLLQGGVFLYPPTAKAPAGKLRLMYECNPLAYLITQAGGMATTGEGDILSVQPTELHQRVPIVLGSPEDVQAFLDA, from the coding sequence GTGGAACGCGAAAACAAGAATGCCGTTCGCCAAGAGGCGCTGGTCACCCTCCAATCCCACATCCTGGCGGAGGAGGAGCGCGCGCCGGTGGAGACCACAGGCACCCTGTCCTGGATCATGTCGGCGATCTCCATCTCCGCCAAGATCATCGCCAGCCACCTGCGCCGGGCGCGCCTCGAAGACGTCATCGGCGACGCCGGTGAGGAGAATGTGCAGGGGGAGAAGCAGCAGAAGCTCGACGTCATCGCCAACGAGACCTTGATCGCGATTCTTCGCGGTCGCTCGGGCGTCGCCGCCATCGGCAGCGAAGAGGACGAAGAACTCATCCTGGTGGACTCGAGCGGGCGCCGGGGTATGCGCCGTTACGCCGTGCTCTTCGATCCCCTGGACGGGTCTACTAACATCGACATCGGCGGCTCCACGGGCACCATCTTCTCCATCCTGCGCGTGGACGATGACACGCCCGCGCTGCAGCCGGGCACGGCCCAGGTGGCGGCGGGCTACGTCCTCTACGGCTCGTCCACGATTATGGTGAGCACCACCGGCAACGGCGTCAGCATGTTCGTGTTGGACCCGAATGTCGGCGCCTTCATGCGGGTGGAGGAGAACCTTCGCATCCCCGACCGGGGCAAGAGCTACTCGGTCAACGAAGCCAACGCCGACAGCTTTCCCCCGCAGTACGCCCGCTTCCTCGCCCGCTGCCGCCAGGCGGGCTACTCCAGCCGCTACGTCGGCGCCATGGTGGCCGACGTGCACCGCGTGTTGCTCCAGGGCGGCGTGTTCCTCTACCCACCCACGGCCAAGGCGCCCGCGGGCAAGCTGCGCCTGATGTACGAGTGCAATCCGCTCGCCTACCTCATCACCCAGGCCGGCGGCATGGCGACCACGGGCGAGGGCGACATTCTGAGCGTGCAGCCGACCGAACTGCACCAGCGGGTACCGATCGTGCTCGGCAGCCCCGAGGACGTGCAGGCCTTCCTCGACGCCTGA
- the typA gene encoding translational GTPase TypA: MIDRLRNIAIIAHVDHGKTTLVDQLLRPSGTLDARKDTGDRVMDSNDLERERGITILSKNTAINWGDYRINIVDTPGHADFGGEVERVLSMVDGVLLLVDAVDGPMPQTRFVTQKAFAHGFSPIVVVNKIDRDGARPDWVIDQTFDLFDRLGASDEQLDFPIVYTSAINGISGHSPEEMTEDMEVLFQTIADRCPPPPVDPDGPFQLQISVLDYSQYVGAIGIGRIARGTLKRNDPVTVIDDDGKRRNERVGQILGFIGLERHEVQSAGAGDIVAVAGIEAPQVSETLCSPDAVEALSPLTVDEPTIRMTFEANTSPFAAREGKYVTSRQVRDRLMREASYNVALRVEDTEDPEKLQVSGRGELHLAVLLETMRREGYEIAVSPPQVVVKEVDGQRQEPFEQLTVDIEEVHQGAVMEGLGERGGELANMMPDGKGRVRLDYMIPARGLIGFQTEFRTLTSGTGLLYHVFDHYGPVREREIARRANGVLIANSSGKALAYALANLQERGRLFIGPGDEIYEGQVVGIHSRDNDLVVNPMKAKQLTNVRASGKDENILLTPALRMTLEQAMEFIAEDELVEITPESLRVRKRLLKEHERKRASR, from the coding sequence GTGATCGACCGCCTTCGCAACATTGCCATCATCGCCCACGTCGACCATGGCAAGACCACCCTCGTCGACCAACTCCTGCGCCCGTCCGGCACCCTCGATGCGCGCAAGGACACGGGCGATCGGGTGATGGACTCGAACGACCTCGAGCGCGAGCGCGGCATCACCATCCTGTCCAAGAACACGGCGATCAACTGGGGCGATTACCGCATCAACATCGTCGACACCCCGGGCCACGCCGACTTCGGCGGCGAGGTGGAGCGCGTGCTGTCCATGGTCGACGGCGTGCTGCTGCTGGTGGACGCGGTAGACGGCCCCATGCCGCAGACCCGCTTCGTCACCCAGAAGGCCTTCGCCCACGGCTTCTCGCCCATCGTGGTGGTGAACAAGATCGATCGCGACGGCGCCCGCCCGGACTGGGTGATCGATCAGACCTTCGACCTCTTCGATCGCCTGGGCGCGAGCGATGAGCAGCTCGACTTCCCCATCGTCTATACCTCGGCCATCAACGGCATCTCCGGCCACTCGCCGGAGGAGATGACCGAGGACATGGAGGTGCTGTTCCAGACCATCGCCGACCGCTGCCCGCCGCCGCCGGTGGACCCGGACGGGCCCTTCCAGCTGCAGATCAGCGTGCTCGACTACTCCCAGTACGTCGGCGCCATCGGCATCGGCCGCATCGCCCGCGGCACCTTGAAGCGCAATGACCCGGTCACCGTCATCGACGACGACGGCAAGCGTCGCAACGAGCGCGTCGGCCAGATCCTCGGCTTCATCGGCCTGGAGCGCCACGAGGTGCAGAGCGCCGGTGCGGGCGACATCGTGGCCGTGGCGGGCATCGAGGCGCCCCAGGTGTCCGAGACCCTCTGCAGCCCCGACGCGGTGGAGGCCCTGTCGCCCCTGACCGTGGACGAACCCACCATCCGCATGACCTTCGAGGCCAACACCTCGCCCTTCGCCGCGCGCGAGGGCAAGTACGTGACCTCGCGCCAGGTGCGCGACCGCCTAATGCGCGAGGCCTCCTACAACGTGGCCCTGCGGGTGGAGGACACGGAAGATCCGGAGAAGCTGCAGGTGTCCGGCCGCGGCGAGCTGCACCTGGCGGTGCTGCTGGAGACCATGCGCCGGGAGGGCTACGAGATCGCGGTGTCGCCGCCCCAGGTGGTGGTGAAGGAGGTCGACGGCCAGCGCCAGGAGCCCTTCGAGCAGCTCACAGTGGACATCGAGGAGGTGCACCAGGGCGCGGTGATGGAAGGCTTAGGTGAGCGCGGTGGTGAGCTCGCGAACATGATGCCCGACGGCAAAGGCCGCGTGCGCCTGGACTACATGATCCCCGCCCGTGGCCTGATCGGTTTCCAGACCGAGTTCCGTACCCTCACCTCGGGCACGGGCTTGCTCTACCACGTCTTCGATCACTACGGCCCCGTGCGTGAGCGGGAGATCGCCCGTCGTGCAAACGGCGTGCTGATCGCCAACTCTAGTGGAAAGGCCTTAGCTTACGCCCTCGCCAACCTGCAGGAGCGCGGGCGCCTGTTCATCGGCCCTGGCGATGAGATTTATGAGGGTCAGGTGGTGGGTATTCACAGCCGCGATAACGATCTGGTGGTCAACCCGATGAAGGCGAAGCAGCTCACCAACGTGCGTGCCTCCGGCAAGGACGAGAACATCCTGCTGACCCCGGCCCTGCGCATGACCCTGGAGCAGGCCATGGAGTTCATCGCCGAAGACGAGCTGGTGGAGATCACGCCGGAGAGCCTGCGCGTGCGCAAGCGGCTCTTGAAGGAGCATGAGCGCAAGCGCGCCTCGCGCTAG
- a CDS encoding diguanylate cyclase gives MASPTPIDEASRLRTLRALNILDTPRERRYDRFVAIATRLFNAPIAVVSFIDGDRQWFKAAAGLDARQFPRGVSLCAYTIMQDGAHVVEDTADHPEFAQNPSVTGPLGIRFYAGCAIEAEDGSHVGTLAIMDTQPRSFSQADRVMLEDLADLVSREVFSLGATALDRITGLPTRRGFESVAQQVLAISRRHDHSASLLLLDMENLSDFAQQRGLEEADELLAETGELLGFAFRQSDVIAHLGNGKFCILLTGAGVDQAELCLERLRTELRGRNAVAGARHRISYRLGFAEFRDPEHRSLEDLIGEAERTATPTDFAEQVALA, from the coding sequence ATGGCGTCACCCACACCCATCGACGAGGCCAGCCGCCTGCGTACGCTGCGCGCGCTGAATATCCTCGATACGCCTCGCGAGCGGCGCTACGACCGTTTCGTTGCTATTGCTACCCGATTGTTCAACGCGCCCATCGCCGTGGTCAGCTTCATCGATGGTGATCGCCAGTGGTTCAAGGCAGCCGCTGGCCTCGACGCGCGCCAGTTTCCGCGCGGCGTGTCTCTCTGCGCCTACACCATCATGCAGGACGGTGCGCACGTGGTGGAGGATACGGCAGACCATCCGGAGTTCGCCCAGAACCCCTCGGTGACCGGGCCCCTCGGCATCCGCTTCTACGCGGGTTGTGCCATCGAGGCGGAAGACGGCAGCCACGTCGGCACGCTGGCCATCATGGACACGCAACCGCGCAGCTTCTCCCAGGCCGATCGGGTGATGCTGGAGGACCTGGCGGATCTCGTGTCTCGCGAGGTGTTCAGCCTCGGCGCGACAGCGCTGGATCGCATCACCGGCCTGCCCACGCGTCGCGGCTTCGAGTCGGTCGCCCAGCAGGTGCTGGCGATCAGCCGTCGTCACGACCACTCGGCATCGCTGCTGTTGCTCGACATGGAGAACCTCTCCGATTTCGCTCAACAGCGCGGTTTGGAAGAGGCCGATGAGTTGCTAGCGGAGACGGGGGAGCTGCTCGGCTTCGCCTTCCGCCAGTCAGACGTCATCGCGCACCTCGGCAACGGCAAGTTCTGCATCCTGCTCACGGGGGCGGGCGTCGATCAGGCCGAGCTCTGCCTTGAACGACTTCGCACGGAGCTACGCGGTCGCAACGCCGTGGCGGGCGCCCGCCATCGCATCAGCTATCGCTTGGGCTTTGCGGAGTTCCGTGATCCGGAGCACCGCTCGCTGGAAGATCTCATCGGTGAGGCGGAGCGTACGGCCACTCCGACGGACTTCGCCGAGCAAGTCGCCCTCGCCTGA
- a CDS encoding protein-methionine-sulfoxide reductase heme-binding subunit MsrQ codes for MASAALTINRLMGPVIKPVLFLLACAPLLKALAEIGMELFGLGRSSLGANPVEELLNRGGIWGLNLLVLTLCVTPLRQLTGWHAIGRVRRMLGLFAFFYLSLHLTVYLTLDRALEFDTIVEDVLKRPYITIGFTGLMLLVPLAITSFDALRRRMGRAWQRLHFLVYVVVLLGLWHYFWQVKKDIANPLIYAAVVALLLGWRIYRHWRQKQQLALRSAATDAAAPMAFDGGNPTAERLG; via the coding sequence ATGGCCAGCGCAGCGCTCACCATCAACCGCCTCATGGGGCCGGTGATCAAACCGGTCCTGTTCCTGCTCGCTTGCGCCCCGCTGCTGAAGGCGTTGGCGGAGATCGGGATGGAGCTGTTCGGTCTCGGGCGCTCCTCCCTGGGCGCGAACCCGGTGGAGGAACTGCTCAATCGCGGCGGCATCTGGGGCTTGAACCTGCTCGTGCTGACCCTGTGCGTGACGCCCCTACGCCAGCTCACGGGCTGGCATGCGATCGGTCGCGTGCGCCGCATGCTCGGCCTGTTCGCGTTCTTCTACCTCTCCCTGCACCTCACCGTGTACCTCACCCTGGACCGGGCGCTGGAGTTCGACACGATCGTGGAAGACGTCCTCAAGCGCCCCTACATCACCATCGGCTTCACGGGCCTGATGCTGTTGGTGCCGCTCGCCATCACCTCCTTCGACGCCCTGCGCCGACGCATGGGCCGCGCCTGGCAGCGCCTGCACTTCCTGGTGTACGTGGTGGTGCTACTGGGCCTGTGGCACTACTTCTGGCAGGTGAAGAAGGACATCGCCAACCCGCTGATATACGCAGCGGTGGTGGCGCTGTTGTTGGGATGGCGGATCTATCGCCACTGGCGGCAGAAGCAGCAGCTGGCGCTGCGCAGTGCGGCGACGGACGCCGCCGCACCGATGGCCTTCGACGGCGGTAACCCCACCGCCGAACGCCTGGGTTAG
- the msrP gene encoding protein-methionine-sulfoxide reductase catalytic subunit MsrP, whose translation MKRVDSDIKPSQITDEAHYRDRRRFLAAAGMIGAGTVVGGATLTGLTMSERSEARELAGEIASSPFSTDEPPNSFDDISTYNNFYEFGTAKHQPAVLSKEFEPLPWTVEVSGEAEVTGTFNYEDLVKEQQLEERIYRLRCVEAWSMVIPWVGIPMATLLSRFKPLSSAKYVEFQTLFDPKRMPGQRRPVLQWPYREGLRMDEAMNPLTLMAVGVYGKPLPNQNGAPMRLVVPWKYGFKSIKSINRIVFRETQPVSSWEQSAPHEYGFYANVNPEVAHPRWSQARERRIGQSLFGSRQATLKFNGYGEHVAQLYSDMDLARYY comes from the coding sequence ATGAAACGAGTAGACAGCGACATCAAGCCCTCGCAGATCACCGACGAAGCGCATTACCGCGATCGGCGGCGTTTTCTGGCGGCGGCCGGCATGATCGGCGCTGGCACCGTGGTCGGCGGCGCCACGCTCACGGGGCTCACCATGAGCGAACGCTCGGAAGCGCGGGAGCTCGCCGGCGAGATCGCCTCCAGCCCCTTCAGCACCGATGAGCCGCCCAACAGCTTCGACGACATCTCCACCTACAACAACTTCTACGAGTTCGGCACTGCCAAGCATCAGCCGGCCGTGCTCTCGAAGGAGTTCGAGCCCTTGCCGTGGACCGTCGAGGTGAGCGGTGAGGCCGAGGTGACCGGTACCTTCAACTACGAAGACCTGGTGAAGGAACAGCAGCTCGAGGAGCGCATCTATCGCCTGCGCTGTGTCGAGGCCTGGTCCATGGTGATCCCCTGGGTAGGCATCCCCATGGCCACCCTGCTCTCGCGCTTCAAGCCGCTCTCGAGCGCCAAGTACGTGGAGTTCCAAACCCTCTTCGACCCCAAGCGCATGCCGGGCCAGCGCCGCCCGGTCCTGCAGTGGCCGTACCGCGAAGGCCTGCGCATGGACGAGGCGATGAACCCCCTGACGCTGATGGCCGTGGGCGTGTACGGCAAGCCCCTGCCGAACCAGAACGGCGCGCCCATGCGCCTGGTCGTGCCCTGGAAATACGGGTTCAAGAGCATCAAGTCGATCAATCGCATCGTCTTCCGCGAGACCCAACCGGTATCGAGTTGGGAGCAGTCGGCACCGCACGAGTACGGCTTCTACGCCAATGTGAACCCCGAGGTGGCTCACCCGCGCTGGAGCCAGGCCCGCGAGCGTCGCATCGGTCAGAGCCTGTTCGGATCACGCCAGGCCACGCTGAAGTTCAACGGCTACGGCGAGCACGTAGCCCAGCTGTACAGCGACATGGATCTGGCTCGCTACTACTAG
- a CDS encoding M12 family metallo-peptidase translates to MSRDSLALVLTVATLLCAPVAGRAQALPEGAQLQLDGWALSEGELSSRVGGQGKQGGDAQDRRLSLTVEGRRYEITLSPARSVLGGLPVAQRRAFAPTRLYRGTLAGMPDGWARVTVADDKLFVLIWDGHDFIAVEPLATTGTAGASKADRGRPAHRAYRPLAYEDLSFAEDSRAVPHEAHAHTLTAKAEAPSAAFSKANVGARMQVAWVADSYFRSRHGNDSQDEMLARINTVAGIFAEQLGLELVIDELTVLSPAEDDFSANDAGRLLDQVEQFKLATSTRRAAGVLHLMTGRTLDGNTVGIAAVGAACSARFGVSLTEARRPAAVDALIAAHEIGHNFDAPHDGEGACASTPGGYLMAPRLGQSDEFSPCSVDVMVEYLRRASCVSEVRASDVAVSGDPPAEVFVGTTHTVEYLIDSPGVGDAFDIGLTLNFADVGLDVRSVTLEGGICTRGDQRIDCTLAALEGGDAAVFRVTFVAVGIGSWPLSVAVSAPSDSDPTDNLREALVTVRPATDLAVSFDDAALVVTPGAGRRLPFSVLNAGPMVARDVVVEFSAEQSTLLDVVAVEGCRAGADAQQWRCEIPSLAVGEQRRGELVAVASADAGDGAVRREALRAEVWSVFPDPAPADNVASSELVVAASVADLAARLKDAAVELEIGEARTVELEITNHGPDPANSVLLDVAFSLGTVSVLEATLAGGAPCAIEAGAVRCQLDALAVGERSTVRLVLQMLAGERLRLLTAVASAAYDPAEGNDLVTSDLVVAEKSVAATGDAVGATAPAPANLGSGSSGGGGGGSFDPGVLVLLSLAVGLRRRRRSPGPVAA, encoded by the coding sequence ATGTCACGTGATTCTCTCGCTCTCGTTCTCACTGTTGCGACGCTGCTGTGCGCGCCTGTCGCGGGTCGCGCGCAGGCGCTGCCTGAGGGGGCGCAGCTGCAACTCGACGGTTGGGCCCTGAGCGAGGGTGAACTCTCCTCTCGCGTCGGCGGCCAGGGCAAGCAAGGGGGCGACGCCCAGGACCGCCGGTTGAGCCTGACGGTCGAGGGCCGCCGCTACGAGATCACCCTGTCACCGGCCCGCAGTGTGCTCGGCGGCCTCCCCGTCGCCCAGCGCCGCGCGTTTGCCCCCACTCGACTGTACCGCGGCACCCTGGCGGGCATGCCCGACGGTTGGGCGCGCGTCACCGTGGCCGACGACAAGTTGTTCGTGCTGATTTGGGACGGCCACGATTTCATCGCGGTGGAGCCGCTGGCGACCACGGGAACCGCGGGCGCTTCCAAGGCAGATCGCGGCCGGCCCGCCCATCGCGCCTACCGCCCGCTGGCCTACGAGGATCTTTCGTTTGCGGAAGATAGTCGTGCGGTGCCCCACGAGGCTCACGCGCACACCCTGACGGCGAAGGCCGAGGCTCCTTCGGCGGCCTTCTCCAAGGCCAACGTGGGCGCACGGATGCAGGTGGCGTGGGTCGCCGATTCGTACTTCCGCAGCCGCCACGGCAACGATAGCCAGGATGAGATGCTGGCCCGGATCAATACGGTGGCCGGGATCTTCGCCGAGCAGCTAGGCCTAGAACTGGTCATCGACGAGCTGACCGTCCTGTCCCCCGCCGAAGACGACTTCTCCGCCAACGATGCTGGTCGCCTGCTCGATCAGGTGGAGCAATTCAAACTGGCCACCAGCACCCGTCGTGCGGCTGGCGTCCTGCACCTGATGACGGGCAGGACCCTCGACGGCAACACGGTCGGCATCGCCGCCGTCGGCGCCGCCTGCAGCGCGCGCTTCGGCGTCTCGTTGACCGAAGCTCGCCGCCCCGCCGCCGTCGACGCCCTGATCGCGGCCCATGAGATCGGCCACAACTTCGATGCGCCCCACGACGGCGAGGGTGCCTGCGCCAGCACGCCGGGGGGTTACCTGATGGCGCCGCGCCTCGGCCAATCCGACGAGTTCTCGCCCTGCAGCGTCGACGTGATGGTCGAGTACCTGCGCCGCGCCAGCTGCGTGAGCGAGGTACGCGCCAGCGACGTCGCGGTCAGCGGTGACCCGCCCGCCGAGGTGTTCGTCGGCACCACCCATACGGTGGAGTACCTAATCGATTCTCCCGGTGTGGGGGACGCCTTCGACATCGGCCTGACCCTCAACTTTGCGGATGTCGGCCTCGACGTGCGCAGCGTGACCCTCGAAGGCGGTATCTGCACCCGCGGCGACCAGCGCATCGACTGCACCCTGGCCGCCCTCGAAGGCGGGGACGCTGCTGTATTCCGGGTGACCTTCGTGGCCGTGGGGATCGGCTCCTGGCCCCTGTCCGTCGCGGTCAGTGCGCCCAGCGATAGCGATCCCACTGACAACCTGCGCGAGGCGCTGGTTACCGTTCGCCCCGCTACCGATCTCGCCGTTAGCTTCGACGATGCCGCGCTGGTGGTGACGCCGGGCGCGGGTCGGCGACTGCCCTTCTCCGTGCTCAACGCGGGGCCGATGGTGGCCCGGGACGTAGTCGTGGAGTTCAGCGCCGAGCAGAGCACCTTGCTCGATGTGGTGGCCGTGGAAGGCTGCCGCGCCGGCGCGGATGCCCAGCAGTGGCGCTGTGAGATCCCGAGTCTCGCGGTGGGCGAGCAGCGTCGCGGGGAGCTGGTGGCTGTGGCCAGCGCCGACGCCGGTGACGGGGCAGTGCGTCGCGAGGCCCTGCGCGCCGAGGTGTGGTCGGTCTTCCCCGATCCGGCGCCGGCCGACAATGTGGCCAGCAGCGAATTGGTGGTCGCCGCCAGCGTCGCTGATCTGGCCGCGCGCCTGAAGGACGCGGCGGTCGAACTCGAGATCGGTGAGGCACGGACCGTGGAGTTGGAGATCACCAACCACGGGCCGGACCCCGCGAACAGCGTCCTCCTCGACGTGGCGTTCTCCCTGGGCACGGTCAGCGTACTGGAAGCGACCCTGGCGGGCGGTGCGCCCTGCGCGATCGAGGCCGGCGCCGTGCGCTGCCAACTGGATGCACTCGCCGTGGGGGAACGCAGCACCGTACGCCTGGTGCTGCAGATGCTCGCCGGCGAGCGCCTGCGCCTGCTCACCGCGGTGGCGAGTGCGGCCTACGACCCCGCCGAGGGCAACGATCTGGTGACCAGCGATCTCGTGGTCGCCGAGAAATCGGTCGCCGCGACCGGCGATGCGGTCGGCGCGACGGCGCCGGCACCCGCCAACCTGGGCAGTGGGTCCTCGGGCGGTGGGGGCGGCGGCAGCTTCGACCCGGGCGTGCTCGTGCTGCTCTCCCTGGCGGTGGGCCTGCGCCGCCGCCGTCGCTCTCCCGGCCCCGTCGCCGCCTAA
- a CDS encoding aminoglycoside phosphotransferase family protein: MPAVPAPGDPPPRDELIAAYGFSSAAEALIPFGPGRIHRSYRLVDGAHAWLLQQLNTRVFPHVSALAANVAAVTAHLAAGPQGTLASGRPRPQLTLRPTRAGAPLYETADGHWWRAYRFIDGAAPGIPTDLEQVRQAAACFGEFLRACADLPADSLALTIPHFHDTAYRYRVFADAVTGDVMGRARDCAELIAFAQARAPLADRLEDLARANGVPQRVVHNDCKLDNVLFDASNGEALCVVDLDTVMPGLAWHDIGDLIRSAAATGGEDGDALALDPQRFEAVVSGYLAGVGDLLSSAEQLHLTDAAQVITYELGLRFLTDHLAGDTYFRVQASGDNLRRAQRQFGLLTSMERQASALLRVVERAAAGSAVAR, from the coding sequence ATGCCAGCCGTGCCCGCCCCCGGTGATCCGCCGCCCCGAGATGAACTCATCGCGGCCTACGGGTTCTCCTCCGCGGCCGAGGCCCTGATTCCTTTCGGGCCGGGCCGCATCCACCGCAGCTACCGCCTCGTCGACGGAGCGCACGCGTGGCTGCTCCAGCAGCTGAACACGCGCGTGTTCCCGCATGTGTCGGCGTTGGCCGCCAACGTCGCGGCGGTCACCGCGCATCTCGCCGCCGGGCCCCAAGGCACGCTCGCGAGCGGCCGCCCGCGTCCCCAGCTGACCCTGCGCCCCACCCGGGCCGGCGCGCCCCTGTACGAGACGGCCGACGGCCACTGGTGGCGCGCCTACCGCTTCATCGACGGCGCCGCGCCGGGCATCCCGACCGATCTCGAGCAGGTGCGCCAGGCCGCAGCGTGCTTCGGCGAGTTCCTGCGGGCCTGCGCCGATCTGCCGGCCGACTCTCTGGCCCTCACCATTCCCCACTTCCATGACACGGCGTATCGCTACCGTGTCTTCGCGGATGCCGTGACCGGCGATGTCATGGGCCGCGCCAGAGACTGTGCTGAACTCATCGCCTTCGCCCAGGCGCGTGCGCCCCTCGCCGACCGCCTCGAGGATCTCGCCCGCGCCAACGGCGTGCCTCAGCGCGTCGTGCACAACGACTGCAAGCTCGATAACGTGTTGTTCGATGCGAGCAACGGCGAAGCCCTGTGTGTGGTGGACCTCGACACGGTGATGCCCGGCTTGGCCTGGCACGACATCGGCGATCTGATTCGTTCGGCGGCCGCCACTGGAGGGGAGGACGGCGACGCCCTGGCCCTCGACCCGCAACGCTTCGAAGCCGTCGTCAGCGGTTACCTGGCGGGTGTGGGCGATCTGCTCTCCAGCGCCGAGCAGCTGCACTTGACGGATGCGGCCCAGGTCATCACCTATGAGCTTGGTTTGCGCTTTCTGACCGATCACCTGGCAGGGGACACCTACTTCCGGGTGCAGGCGAGCGGGGACAATCTGCGCCGTGCGCAGCGACAGTTTGGTCTGCTCACCTCCATGGAACGCCAGGCGAGCGCTCTGCTGCGCGTGGTGGAGCGAGCTGCCGCAGGCAGCGCGGTTGCGCGGTAG